One Oncorhynchus clarkii lewisi isolate Uvic-CL-2024 chromosome 32, UVic_Ocla_1.0, whole genome shotgun sequence DNA window includes the following coding sequences:
- the LOC139392081 gene encoding thyroid hormone receptor beta-like isoform X4: MNYCMPDMYEMPHGVGGGYPMQGGGEYCMYGGDGPGGYGHCEPQPMHQIHPPCMEQAWPPSQPYACSYPGPNPVFKSEYCTMEVPLSHYNHQPDYYSEGKSDFSHMQWMQEVNKKGYIPSYLDKDELCVVCGDKATGYHYRCITCEGCKGFFRRTIQKNLNPTYACKYEAKCIIDKVTRNQCQECRFKKCITVGMATDLVLDDSKRLAKRKLIEENRERRRKEELQKTVWDRPEPSQEEWDLIRMVTEAHMSTNAQGNHWKQKRKFLVEEAMLLNEITCNLFYTSDQSAVGVKETKPEDIGQAPVINAPEGSKVDIEAFSQFTKIITPAITRVVDFAKKLPMFCELPCEDQIILLKGCCMEIMSLRAAVRYDPESETLTLNGEMAVTRGQLKNGGLGVVSDAIFDLGLSLSSFHLDDSEVALLQAVILLSSGRIAAAFATAKEYKYKLALLNWILIMTVRG; the protein is encoded by the exons ATGAACTACTGCATGCCTGACATGTATGAGATGCCTCATGGCGTGGGCGGTGGCTACCCGATGCAGGGCGGTGGGGAGTACTGCATGTATGGAGGTGATGGTCCCGGGGGGTACGGGCACTGTGAGCCCCAGCCCATGCACCAGATTCACCCTCCCTGCATGGAGCAGGCTTGGCCCCCCAGCCAGCCCTACGCCTGCTCCTACCCAGGACCCAACCCCGTGTTCAAAAGTGAATACTGCACCATGGAAGTGCCTCTCAGCCACTACAACCACCAGCCCGACTACTATTCTGAGGGGAAGTCTGATTTCTCCCACATGCAGTGGATGCAAGAGGTTAACAAGAAAG GGTACATCCCTAGTTACCTGGACAAGGACGAGTTATGCGTGGTATGTGGGGACAAAGCTACAGGATATCACTATCGCTGTATCACCTGTGAAGGATGCAAG GGTTTCTTCCGGCGGACGATCCAGAAGAACCTGAACCCAACGTACGCGTGTAAGTACGAGGCAAAGTGCATCATCGATAAGGTGACCAGGAACCAGTGCCAGGAGTGTCGCTTCAAGAAGTGCATCACTGTCGGCATGGCAACAGACT TGGTGCTGGACGACAGCAAGCGGCTCGCCAAGCGGAAGTTGATCGAGGAGAACCGTGAGCGGCGGCGGAAGGAGGAGCTCCAGAAGACGGTGTGGGACCGGCCTGAGCCGTCCCAGGAGGAGTGGGACCTGATCCGCATGGTCACCGAGGCCCACATGTCAACTAACGCTCAGGGCAACCACTGGAAACAGAAACGCAAGTTCTTG GTCGAGGAAGCAATGCTACTTAATGAAATAACATGTAATTTATTCTATACTTCTGACCAGAGTGCAGTGGGGGTGAAGGAAACCAAG CCCGAGGACATTGGTCAAGCGCCGGTCATAAATGCACCTGAAGGGAGCAAAGTGGACATTGAAGCCTTCAGTCAGTTTACAAAAATTATCACCCCCGCCATTACCCGAGTGGTGGACTTTGCCAAAAAGCTGCCTATGTTCTGTGAG ctgccTTGTGAAGACCAGATTATCCTATTGAAAGGCTGCTGCATGGAGATCATGTCTTTACGGGCGGCCGTTCGCTACGACCCCGAGAGCGAGACGCTGACGCTTAACGGGGAGATGGCCGTGACCCGCGGCCAGCTGAAGAACGGAGGCCTGGGTGTGGTGTCGGACGCTATCTTTGATTTGGGCTTATCACTGTCTTCGTTCCACCTGGACGACTCTGAAGTCGCTCTGCTACAGGCCGTCATCCTCCTGTCCTccg gaagaatagctgctgcctttgcaACAGCTAAAGAGTACAAATACAAATTGGCATTGTTGAATTGGATTCTCATAATG accGTCCGGGGCTGA